From Channa argus isolate prfri chromosome 18, Channa argus male v1.0, whole genome shotgun sequence, the proteins below share one genomic window:
- the btf3 gene encoding transcription factor BTF3, whose protein sequence is MKEAIMNQEKLAKLQAQVRIGGKGSARRKKKVVHRTATADDKKLQFSLKKLGVNNISGIEEVNMFTNQGTVIHFNNPKVQASLAANTFTITGHAETKQLTEMLPGILNQLGADSLTSLRRLAEALPKQTADGKAPIAAVEEEDDDVPDLVENFDEASKDEAN, encoded by the exons atGAAAGAAGCAATTATGAATCAAGAAAAACTAGCTAAACTACAGGCACAAGTCCGCATTGGCGGAAAG GGAAGTGCTCGCAGAAAGAAGAAGGTTGTTCACAGAACAGCAACTGCAGATGACAAGAAGCTACAGTTCTCCTTAAAGAAACTTGGCGTCAACAACATCTCTGGTATTGAGGAG GTCAACATGTTCACAAATCAAGGGACAGTCATCCACTTCAACAACCCCAAAGTGCAGGCCTCCCTCGCAGCCAACACCTTCACTATCACTGGCCACGCAGAGACCAAGCAGTTGACCGAGATGCTGCCTGGGATCCTGAACCAGCTGGGAGCTGACAGCCTGACGAGCCTCAGGAGACTCGCTGAGGCTCTGCCAAAACAGA CCGCAGATGGAAAAGCACCAATTGCAGcagtagaagaagaagatgacgaTGTTCCAG ATCTGGTGGAGAATTTTGATGAAGCATCCAAGGATGAGGCAAACTAG
- the ankra2 gene encoding ankyrin repeat family A protein 2, translating into MSASDGSAACPLVSEDMEGICVMPDLSAIKTEQSVSASPDDTSTQNVAMGIKFILPNRFDMNVCSRFVKSLNEEDSKNIQDQVNSDLEVASVLFKAECNIQTSPSPGIQVRHVYTPSTTKHFSPIKQSTTLTNKHRGNEVSSTPLLVHSLSIHQLAAQGEMVFLASRIEQETVINLQDEEGFTPLMWAAAHGQIAVVEFLLQNGADPNLLAKGRESALSLACSKGYTDIVKMLIDCGVDVNEYDWNGGAPLLYAVHGNHVRCVELLLESGADPTIESDSGFNAMDMAVAMGHRNVQQVMEGHLLKLLMGIRE; encoded by the exons ATGTCCGCTTCAGATGGGTCAGCGGCGTGTCCTCTTGTTTCTGAGGACATGGAGGGCATCTGTGTAATGCCAGATTTGAGTGCCATCAAGACTGAGCAGTCGGTAAGCGCAAGCCCAGATGACACAAGCACCCAAAATGTGGCCATGGGCATCAAGTTCATCCTGCCCAACCGCTTTGACATGAATGTTTGCTCAAGATTTGTCAAGTCGCTCAACGAGGAGGACAGCAAGAACATCCAGGACCAGGTGAACTCTGATCTGGAGGTTGCTTCGGTTTTATTTAAAG CCGAGTGCAATATCCAGACTTCACCCTCCCCAGGTATACAAGTGCGTCACGTTTACACACCATCCACCACCAAACATTTCTCCCCTATCAAACAGTCCACCACGCTCACTAATAAACACCGTGGTAATGAGGTTTCTTCCACACCTCTTTTGGTTCATT CATTGTCCATTCACCAACTAGCAGCCCAGGGAGAAATGGTGTTTCTGGCCAGCAGGATTGAACAAG agACTGTGATCAATCTCCAAGATGAGGAAGGCTTCACCCCCTTAATGTGGGCAGCTGCACATGGACAAATTGCTGTTGTTGAGTTTCTGCTCCAAAAT gGTGCTGACCCCAACCTCCTTGCCAAAGGGAGGGAAAGCGCTTTGTCCTTGGCCTGCAGTAAGGGATACACTGATATTGTAAAGATGCTCATTGACTGTGGTGTTGATGTCAATGAGTATGACTGG AACGGAGGAGCCCCTCTGCTGTACGCTGTCCATGGAAACCACGTGCGGTGTGTCGAACTCTTACTAG AGAGTGGTGCCGATCCAACCATAGAGTCAGATTCTGGATTTAATGCAATGGACATGGCCGTGGCTATGGGCCACCGGAATG TTCAACAGGTGATGGAGGGACACTTACTGAAGCTACTGATGGGAATCCGAGAATAA